From the Leptospira biflexa serovar Patoc strain 'Patoc 1 (Paris)' genome, one window contains:
- a CDS encoding GNAT family N-acetyltransferase: protein MASHQNGTPLIIRKAKIEDKNEIVPLIHLSGPLAWNFVFQEGNKTAFDFLNTAYEKRGNTVSYTNHYVAEKDGKVVGSILQYTQPSFLFLTAGTALQILSVYKWKAPKVMARGLKTETIIQPPKSKRLYLGHITVSESYRNQGIAKQLIEFMIHSNREYKTIALDVSCENPSAIALYEKLGFVIKETRHPKGWEGTIPSHHYMEKTISE from the coding sequence ATGGCATCACATCAAAACGGAACACCACTGATCATCCGAAAGGCAAAAATCGAAGATAAAAATGAAATTGTACCACTCATCCATTTGTCAGGTCCGCTTGCCTGGAATTTTGTCTTCCAAGAGGGAAATAAAACTGCCTTCGATTTTCTGAACACTGCTTACGAGAAACGAGGGAACACAGTCTCTTATACGAATCATTATGTAGCAGAAAAAGATGGAAAGGTGGTCGGTTCCATTCTTCAATACACACAACCGAGTTTTTTATTCCTGACTGCTGGCACCGCCTTACAAATTCTAAGCGTATACAAGTGGAAGGCACCTAAAGTGATGGCAAGAGGTTTAAAAACGGAAACCATCATCCAACCACCAAAATCGAAACGTTTGTATTTAGGACATATCACGGTATCGGAATCGTACAGAAACCAAGGGATCGCCAAACAACTCATTGAGTTCATGATCCATTCGAATAGAGAATACAAAACAATTGCCCTGGATGTTTCTTGTGAAAATCCATCCGCCATTGCTTTATACGAAAAATTGGGTTTTGTCATTAAAGAAACAAGACATCCAAAAGGTTGGGAAGGAACCATTCCGTCCCATCATTATATGGAAAAAACGATTTCTGAGTAA
- a CDS encoding copper chaperone PCu(A)C translates to MKLITSFVAILIFLISPLFANEINIKNAYLKYNTGSNSVIYLNISNQSNQDVKLIQAKSNIADRVELYDMMSTESGKKMVLVSAIPVPKKTNVTLSPNGYHIMIFGIKSPLKLKEMIPLRLIFADGNELDIKIPVETTSPNANHSQLNPNQNQSNKKEENSKEFHTRSGEGSNGNDTSLTNDSMEEDHSTHDHHGNEGDHNHNRADMIGPAGIMNPHIHEKGKWMIDYRYMGMKMWGLQSGTKGQSDLGTLYFPYTDPTVAMPTGSLITSSPIGTTIPILSQNNFNYMSVPTDMVMEMNMASVMTSLSDKWMIMFMVPVIKNRMTMLSSNFDRAPMSSSGIGDVSFSAAYRLIKTEHQNFFTGMGISLPTGSIDERDNMPMMGKQKVPYNMQPGTGTYNLLPQLSYNGQYDRFSWGILSQANLRMGKNDNNYKFGNRYEISSWISYLVFDEMSVSLRVAKQRWLNLQGLDATLDPKMDPQNDPYRQGGMRSDWFVGMNFLVTKGMLSGIRFGFEYGRPFHQNLNGPQMTTRELVNVFASFTF, encoded by the coding sequence ATGAAACTAATCACTTCCTTCGTCGCTATCCTAATCTTTTTGATTTCACCTCTTTTCGCAAATGAGATCAACATTAAGAATGCCTATTTGAAATACAATACAGGCTCCAATTCTGTGATTTACTTAAATATTTCGAATCAATCAAACCAAGATGTAAAACTCATTCAAGCCAAATCTAACATTGCAGATCGTGTCGAATTATATGATATGATGAGCACTGAATCTGGAAAGAAAATGGTTTTGGTCAGCGCGATCCCTGTTCCAAAAAAAACAAATGTTACATTATCTCCGAATGGGTATCATATTATGATCTTCGGAATCAAATCACCTTTAAAATTAAAAGAAATGATTCCACTTCGATTGATTTTTGCTGATGGAAACGAATTGGATATTAAAATTCCAGTAGAAACAACTTCACCTAACGCAAATCATTCACAACTAAATCCTAATCAAAATCAAAGTAACAAAAAAGAAGAAAATTCGAAAGAATTTCATACTAGAAGTGGAGAAGGATCCAATGGTAACGATACTTCTCTTACAAACGATTCTATGGAAGAAGATCACTCGACCCACGATCACCATGGAAATGAAGGAGATCATAACCACAATCGTGCGGATATGATTGGACCTGCTGGAATCATGAACCCTCATATCCACGAGAAAGGAAAATGGATGATTGATTATCGTTATATGGGTATGAAAATGTGGGGATTACAATCAGGAACCAAAGGACAATCTGATTTAGGAACATTATATTTTCCTTATACAGATCCAACAGTTGCGATGCCCACAGGAAGCCTAATTACAAGCTCTCCCATCGGTACTACGATTCCTATTCTATCTCAGAACAATTTCAATTATATGTCAGTCCCAACAGATATGGTGATGGAGATGAATATGGCAAGTGTCATGACTTCTCTCTCTGACAAATGGATGATCATGTTTATGGTTCCTGTTATTAAAAATAGAATGACAATGCTCTCGAGTAATTTTGATCGGGCGCCAATGAGTTCATCGGGGATTGGTGATGTGAGCTTCAGCGCGGCGTATCGCCTAATCAAAACAGAACACCAAAACTTTTTTACAGGTATGGGAATTTCGTTACCAACAGGTTCGATCGATGAAAGAGATAATATGCCGATGATGGGAAAACAAAAAGTGCCCTATAATATGCAACCAGGAACGGGAACGTATAACTTGTTACCTCAACTTTCTTATAATGGACAGTATGATCGTTTCTCTTGGGGAATTTTATCACAAGCGAATTTGCGAATGGGAAAAAATGATAACAACTATAAGTTTGGAAATCGATATGAAATTTCCAGTTGGATTTCCTATCTTGTTTTTGATGAGATGTCCGTTTCCCTTCGAGTCGCCAAACAAAGATGGCTCAATTTACAAGGGTTAGATGCCACATTAGACCCTAAAATGGACCCACAAAATGATCCCTACAGGCAAGGTGGAATGAGAAGTGATTGGTTCGTCGGTATGAATTTTCTAGTCACCAAAGGAATGTTATCCGGTATTCGGTTTGGATTTGAATACGGAAGACCTTTTCACCAAAATTTAAATGGACCACAAATGACAACACGCGAACTTGTGAATGTCTTTGCTTCATTTACGTTTTAA
- a CDS encoding LIC_11090 family protein: protein MDPTMMKRWIQIIAILILFPFLGKILLLESGLFAQSLYQLSMVCHCNHQSSAEVHHDSEGIPSQKRSTCHLKKGPGPHSCTCSKKKMATKIIQSQSMNPSFAIVSYPIDPKELETRLFIHTINLFLPLGFQHRLEKPPKLS from the coding sequence ATGGATCCAACCATGATGAAACGTTGGATACAAATCATAGCGATCTTGATCCTATTTCCATTTTTAGGAAAAATCCTATTATTGGAATCGGGACTCTTCGCACAATCTTTGTACCAACTTTCGATGGTGTGCCATTGCAATCATCAATCCAGTGCAGAGGTACATCACGATTCGGAGGGAATACCGAGTCAAAAAAGAAGCACATGCCATTTAAAAAAGGGACCTGGTCCCCACTCCTGTACATGTTCTAAGAAAAAAATGGCAACAAAGATCATCCAATCACAATCGATGAACCCTAGTTTTGCGATTGTATCCTACCCAATTGATCCAAAGGAACTGGAAACGAGACTTTTTATTCATACTATCAATTTGTTTTTACCATTGGGTTTCCAACACCGACTCGAGAAACCACCCAAACTTTCCTAA
- a CDS encoding ABC transporter permease, with protein MKEILLFEIKENIRSRWIFIYSGLLVFVMMVLSFFGDQNGIRLLVSTMNLTLIVIPLYSITFSGMSFLESMPFAEVLLSKSVSRKSLFFGKFFGITISLSIGLVFGLGIPGFFLFLNDPNFLFLFFELLIFGIFLTMIFVALAFLLSSLIRRGEIVLTISLLVWLYFFIFFDAIVFMLSLYLGDYPIEIPSLIIILLNPIDLVRIFILLQTSSAALLGFSGAILLKNLGMVGVLSIAFLFLSLWVSIPLYISFKRFQKRNF; from the coding sequence ATGAAAGAAATATTACTTTTTGAAATCAAAGAGAACATCCGAAGCCGGTGGATTTTTATTTATTCAGGTCTTTTGGTATTTGTGATGATGGTATTGAGTTTTTTTGGGGACCAAAACGGAATTCGATTACTTGTCAGTACAATGAATCTGACACTCATCGTCATCCCCTTATACTCGATCACTTTTTCAGGGATGTCTTTTTTAGAATCAATGCCCTTTGCGGAAGTTTTATTATCCAAATCGGTTAGTCGGAAGTCATTATTTTTTGGAAAATTTTTTGGTATTACGATCTCCTTATCCATTGGATTGGTTTTTGGTCTCGGGATTCCTGGTTTCTTTTTATTCTTAAACGATCCTAATTTTCTTTTTTTATTTTTTGAGTTATTGATTTTTGGAATCTTTTTAACGATGATTTTTGTCGCGTTGGCATTTTTACTTTCTTCACTCATTCGTAGAGGTGAAATCGTACTCACAATATCATTGTTAGTTTGGTTATACTTTTTTATTTTTTTCGATGCGATTGTATTTATGTTAAGTTTGTATTTGGGTGATTATCCGATTGAAATTCCTTCTCTCATTATTATATTATTAAACCCAATTGATTTAGTGCGAATCTTCATTTTATTACAAACAAGTTCCGCGGCATTACTTGGTTTTTCAGGAGCCATTTTACTCAAAAACCTTGGTATGGTGGGTGTATTATCAATTGCTTTCTTATTTTTATCTTTGTGGGTGAGTATCCCACTTTATATTTCCTTTAAACGATTCCAAAAACGTAACTTTTAA
- a CDS encoding ABC transporter ATP-binding protein, with protein sequence MIEVKDLTINYGSNILAVKNVSFTIQSGTIVAIIGPNGSGKSTLIKGILGLVRPSEGKIHFFGRKENQYTIGYMPQTPRFPINIKVKELISFFKKLEEVDKNRFEKLFSLLDLKHHMDKKIGTLSGGTKQKISILQCFSAKKDLYVIDEPTASLDPYISHLLKNLLIEQKNQGSLVLFSTHILSELQELADRFLLLSEGSILIDDTPKHFLEKNNKANLDEALMNFWNEEYKNKV encoded by the coding sequence ATGATAGAAGTTAAAGATCTTACAATCAATTATGGATCAAATATACTCGCCGTAAAAAATGTAAGTTTTACGATTCAATCGGGAACTATTGTAGCCATCATTGGTCCCAATGGATCAGGAAAAAGTACTCTCATCAAAGGTATTTTAGGTTTGGTGAGACCTTCGGAAGGTAAGATTCATTTTTTTGGTCGAAAGGAAAATCAATATACGATTGGTTATATGCCACAAACCCCTCGTTTCCCTATCAATATCAAAGTAAAAGAACTCATTTCCTTTTTTAAAAAGTTAGAAGAAGTGGACAAAAATCGTTTCGAAAAACTTTTTTCATTGTTAGATTTAAAACACCATATGGATAAAAAGATTGGCACTCTGTCGGGAGGAACCAAACAAAAAATCAGTATTTTACAATGTTTTTCTGCCAAAAAGGATTTATATGTGATTGATGAACCAACGGCAAGTTTAGATCCTTATATTTCTCATCTTTTAAAAAATCTATTAATCGAACAAAAAAACCAAGGTTCACTTGTATTATTTTCAACTCATATTCTGTCAGAATTACAAGAATTAGCGGATCGGTTTTTATTATTATCAGAAGGTTCCATCTTGATTGATGATACACCAAAACATTTTCTAGAAAAAAACAACAAAGCAAATCTCGATGAAGCTTTGATGAATTTTTGGAATGAGGAATACAAAAATAAAGTATGA
- a CDS encoding nitrous oxide reductase family maturation protein NosD produces the protein MKTHSLSKINSNLKTNVLQKSKQFQKLFHHLFISLLFLLLFLPNSYQARTITVCKGCSLDSLKQAIQIANHGDRIHIKTGIYKEGFLPITKSITIQGEPGVTIDGLKEKHVFGIYQDHVKISDLKVIGSGISDLAEYAGIYTEKVKHCHFENLELLDNVYGFYLSETENCTIKNSSSFGNAENEVLGGNGIHLWSSSNNRILGNTLEKHRDGIYLEFSEHLEIFNNLSKDNIRYGMHFMFSSENSFAKNTFKNNSAGVAVMYSKKIIMEENQFIENWGESSNGILLKDISESTLTKNTFEGNTIAVFADGITHINFIDNDFINNGWGIKILGNTDHNRIQNNNFIRNVFDISTNTKSTTNVFFQNYWDHYEGYDLNFDQFGDVPHKTIHFFGYWIAVYPFLMILYESPVVLFLQGIEKAFPIVTPIEFEDKQPRMKERI, from the coding sequence ATGAAGACGCATTCCCTTTCCAAAATTAATTCTAATCTCAAAACCAATGTTTTGCAAAAATCGAAACAGTTCCAAAAACTTTTCCATCACCTCTTTATTTCATTGCTTTTCCTTTTATTATTTCTTCCTAACTCGTATCAAGCAAGAACCATTACCGTTTGTAAAGGTTGTTCTCTAGACTCACTCAAACAAGCAATCCAAATTGCAAACCATGGTGATAGAATCCATATCAAAACTGGAATTTACAAAGAAGGATTTTTACCAATCACAAAATCAATTACCATTCAAGGTGAACCAGGTGTGACCATCGATGGACTCAAAGAAAAACATGTATTTGGAATTTATCAGGATCATGTCAAAATTTCAGATTTAAAAGTGATTGGAAGTGGGATCTCTGATTTAGCAGAATATGCAGGAATTTATACAGAAAAAGTAAAACACTGCCACTTCGAAAATCTAGAGCTTTTGGACAATGTGTACGGCTTTTATTTATCAGAAACCGAAAACTGTACAATCAAAAATAGTTCCTCCTTTGGAAATGCAGAGAATGAAGTACTCGGTGGAAATGGTATTCACTTATGGTCTTCTAGCAATAATCGTATCTTAGGAAATACCTTAGAAAAACATAGAGATGGGATTTACTTAGAATTCTCTGAACACCTAGAAATTTTTAATAATCTTTCGAAAGATAACATACGATATGGAATGCATTTTATGTTTTCGAGCGAAAATTCTTTTGCTAAGAATACTTTCAAAAACAATTCAGCAGGTGTTGCTGTGATGTATAGCAAAAAGATAATCATGGAAGAAAACCAGTTCATTGAAAACTGGGGAGAAAGTTCCAATGGTATATTGTTAAAAGATATTTCAGAAAGTACACTGACCAAAAATACTTTTGAAGGGAATACCATCGCCGTTTTTGCTGATGGGATCACTCATATCAACTTTATCGATAATGACTTTATTAATAACGGTTGGGGGATTAAAATTCTAGGAAATACGGATCATAACCGAATTCAAAACAATAATTTCATTCGGAATGTTTTTGATATCAGCACCAATACAAAATCAACTACTAATGTATTTTTCCAAAACTATTGGGACCATTATGAAGGTTATGATTTGAATTTTGATCAATTTGGTGATGTACCACACAAAACAATTCATTTTTTTGGGTATTGGATCGCCGTGTATCCCTTCTTAATGATCCTATATGAATCGCCCGTCGTTTTATTTTTGCAAGGAATTGAAAAGGCATTCCCGATTGTCACTCCCATTGAGTTTGAAGACAAACAACCTAGAATGAAGGAACGTATATGA
- a CDS encoding nitrous oxide reductase accessory protein NosL, which yields MWFKNFKLFLLFFTVVFYNCGEVKPETLSVGEMKCSHCSMSIVDMRFHTQLITYKGKRYHFDAIECSDQFTKQNQIKAKQIWMTNYLNTNEFLSKEKAIVVQSKKIRSPMGGGFAAFKNHEDAFPFQN from the coding sequence ATGTGGTTTAAAAATTTTAAACTATTTTTACTCTTTTTCACAGTTGTATTTTACAACTGTGGGGAGGTAAAACCCGAAACACTCAGCGTGGGCGAAATGAAATGTAGCCATTGTTCAATGTCCATTGTGGACATGAGATTTCATACACAATTGATCACATACAAAGGCAAACGATACCATTTCGATGCGATCGAATGTTCGGATCAATTCACAAAACAAAACCAAATCAAAGCAAAACAGATTTGGATGACAAACTATCTCAATACAAATGAATTTTTATCCAAAGAAAAGGCAATCGTCGTTCAATCCAAAAAAATTCGATCTCCTATGGGCGGAGGATTCGCCGCTTTTAAAAACCATGAAGACGCATTCCCTTTCCAAAATTAA
- the nosZ gene encoding Sec-dependent nitrous-oxide reductase has protein sequence MLKKSNLILVTLGITLFTFLPNCKKGAATATLASDAASRVYVAPGEKDEVYAFLSGGFSGQMSVYGIPSARLFKIIPVFSVFPENGYGFDEETKDMLKTTHGYVPWDDSHHVEASMTDGKQDGRWMFLNANNTPRLARIDLKSFETKEILEIPNTSGNHASPFATENTEYLMAATRFSVPVPQASVPIDSFSKGGFKGTVTMVKVDKNTGRLSVELQVLVPGFNYDLSHCGKKKSHDWCFFSSYNSEQAHKMLEVGASKKDKDFILAFNWVRAKECKDQGKAYNFGGDYVNNFKEENKPAVSTRLSGVKMLNPKDCPGMMYYMPTPKSPHGTDVDSTGEYIVGGGKLASVIPVHSFSKMMEVKDKKEHHSTEIEGIPVLKYESTLAGEVKKPCLGPLHTEFDGQGYAYTSCFVSSEVVKWKLGTWEVVQHLPAYYSVGHLSIVGGSSTEPYGKYLIAMNKITKDRYLPVGMELPQSAQLYDISSGKAELLSDFPTVGEPHYSQMIPAKLIMDKTAKLFPLEENKHPYATKSENDARIVKLGNTTHIYMTAIRSHFKPDIIEARTGETLYFHVTNLEQDYDIPHGFAIGGAPNMTNLLIMPGETRTFKWVAPKPGIYPFYCTDFCSALHQEMQQYIRVSP, from the coding sequence ATGTTAAAAAAATCAAATTTAATCTTAGTTACACTTGGAATTACCCTTTTTACTTTTTTACCAAATTGTAAAAAGGGAGCCGCTACAGCTACTTTAGCTTCAGATGCGGCTTCCAGAGTGTATGTGGCTCCCGGTGAAAAGGATGAAGTGTATGCCTTTTTATCTGGTGGGTTTAGCGGTCAAATGTCTGTCTACGGAATCCCTTCCGCACGACTTTTCAAAATCATTCCAGTGTTCTCTGTTTTTCCAGAAAACGGATATGGATTTGATGAAGAAACCAAAGACATGTTAAAAACTACTCATGGATATGTTCCATGGGATGATAGCCATCACGTAGAAGCATCGATGACTGATGGAAAACAAGATGGACGTTGGATGTTTTTAAATGCAAACAACACACCTAGGCTTGCAAGAATTGACCTAAAATCGTTTGAAACAAAAGAGATTTTAGAAATTCCAAATACTTCTGGAAACCATGCGTCTCCTTTTGCGACTGAAAACACTGAATACTTGATGGCAGCCACAAGATTCTCAGTTCCTGTCCCACAAGCAAGTGTTCCAATCGATAGTTTTTCCAAAGGTGGGTTCAAAGGAACCGTCACAATGGTAAAAGTAGATAAAAACACAGGAAGGCTCTCTGTCGAATTGCAAGTGTTAGTTCCTGGTTTTAATTACGATTTATCACATTGTGGTAAAAAGAAATCTCATGACTGGTGTTTTTTTAGCAGTTATAACTCTGAACAAGCACACAAAATGTTGGAAGTGGGTGCATCTAAAAAGGACAAAGATTTTATCTTAGCATTTAACTGGGTCCGAGCTAAAGAATGTAAAGACCAAGGTAAGGCTTACAACTTCGGAGGAGATTATGTAAATAACTTCAAAGAGGAAAACAAACCAGCTGTCTCCACTAGGTTAAGTGGTGTCAAAATGTTAAATCCAAAGGATTGTCCAGGTATGATGTATTACATGCCGACACCAAAAAGTCCACATGGAACCGACGTTGACTCAACTGGTGAATACATCGTTGGTGGAGGAAAGTTAGCATCTGTGATTCCAGTTCACTCATTTAGTAAAATGATGGAAGTGAAGGATAAAAAAGAGCACCACTCTACCGAAATCGAAGGCATTCCTGTTCTCAAGTATGAATCCACTCTAGCAGGTGAAGTGAAAAAACCATGCCTCGGACCACTCCACACAGAATTTGATGGCCAAGGGTATGCTTATACTTCTTGTTTCGTGAGTTCAGAAGTTGTGAAATGGAAACTTGGTACTTGGGAAGTTGTGCAACATCTACCAGCTTATTATAGCGTTGGTCACTTATCAATCGTAGGTGGAAGTTCCACTGAACCTTACGGAAAGTATTTGATCGCGATGAATAAAATCACAAAAGACCGATACCTTCCCGTTGGTATGGAGTTACCACAAAGTGCTCAACTTTATGATATCTCTTCGGGTAAAGCAGAACTACTATCAGACTTTCCAACAGTTGGGGAGCCACATTATTCACAAATGATTCCTGCAAAACTGATTATGGATAAAACTGCAAAGTTATTCCCTCTTGAAGAAAACAAACACCCATATGCAACAAAAAGTGAAAATGATGCAAGGATTGTGAAACTTGGTAATACCACTCACATTTACATGACTGCCATCAGATCTCACTTCAAACCAGATATCATTGAAGCAAGGACTGGAGAAACATTGTATTTCCATGTCACTAACTTGGAACAAGACTATGATATCCCTCATGGATTTGCGATTGGTGGTGCACCTAACATGACGAACCTTCTCATCATGCCAGGTGAAACTAGAACCTTCAAATGGGTAGCTCCTAAACCTGGAATTTATCCATTCTATTGCACTGATTTTTGTTCAGCTCTTCACCAAGAGATGCAACAATACATCCGTGTGAGTCCGTAA
- a CDS encoding c-type cytochrome gives MMIGLLSFLTIIACGGEKTEESPASNAGSKGIGPVKSVTLGTLDQAMADRGKKQFEAKCAACHKFEEKVVGPALQDVTLRRTPEWIMNMILNPIEMTQKDPIGQELLGEHLTQMTFQNVKEEEAREILEYFRKMDLK, from the coding sequence ATGATGATAGGACTGTTATCGTTTCTAACAATCATCGCATGTGGAGGAGAAAAAACAGAAGAATCACCTGCATCTAACGCAGGTTCAAAGGGAATTGGCCCTGTTAAGTCAGTCACACTTGGAACTTTAGACCAAGCGATGGCAGACAGAGGGAAAAAACAATTCGAGGCAAAATGTGCTGCATGTCATAAATTTGAGGAAAAGGTCGTGGGACCTGCACTTCAAGATGTAACATTACGAAGAACTCCAGAATGGATCATGAACATGATCTTAAATCCGATTGAAATGACTCAAAAAGATCCAATTGGACAAGAGTTACTCGGTGAGCACCTAACACAAATGACATTTCAGAATGTGAAAGAGGAAGAAGCGAGAGAGATACTCGAATACTTCCGTAAAATGGATTTAAAATAG
- a CDS encoding fasciclin domain-containing protein has product MEPDPNIGRYQMKNQFSKITMILILSCLFVTATNCGNGDDTNAGKGISAVADDKSQQDVLKIAIGSKDHTTLVAAVQAAGLVDSLANQGPFTVFAPTNDAFAKLPAGTVDDLLKPSQKDALKDILEYHVVVGNLSEAILKSEFTGKEDTLGMANGADTKVTIKNGKTMINGATIIASIPAANGIIHVVDTVLLPPNKNK; this is encoded by the coding sequence ATGGAACCAGATCCAAATATTGGGCGGTACCAAATGAAAAATCAATTCTCGAAAATCACAATGATTCTAATCCTTTCCTGTTTATTCGTCACTGCGACGAACTGTGGGAACGGTGATGATACAAATGCAGGAAAGGGCATCTCTGCTGTTGCAGATGATAAATCACAACAAGATGTACTGAAAATTGCCATCGGATCAAAAGACCATACCACACTCGTTGCGGCCGTCCAAGCGGCAGGCCTTGTCGATTCGCTCGCGAACCAAGGTCCATTTACTGTATTTGCACCAACCAATGATGCATTTGCAAAATTACCAGCCGGTACAGTGGACGATCTTTTGAAACCAAGCCAAAAAGATGCTCTAAAAGATATCCTCGAATACCATGTGGTTGTTGGTAATCTATCAGAGGCAATCCTCAAATCTGAGTTCACCGGGAAAGAAGATACACTCGGTATGGCAAATGGTGCTGATACTAAGGTCACCATCAAAAACGGAAAAACTATGATTAACGGTGCGACCATCATCGCTTCGATTCCAGCTGCAAATGGAATCATTCATGTTGTGGACACTGTATTACTTCCACCTAACAAAAATAAATAG
- a CDS encoding bacteriohemerythrin, whose translation MIANWDVKYETNISEIDSQHKKLFRLINQIETIYEENQNHLSAKSKSLVDAVSELEDYTLSHFLIEERVMELNQYPDLEAHKKQHDRFTDKILELKNRLTSGTLLSNDLELNQFFSDLIGFLRLWLTNHILQEDMNYKPFIKHNL comes from the coding sequence ATGATTGCAAATTGGGATGTAAAGTATGAAACCAATATTTCTGAGATTGATTCACAACATAAAAAACTGTTTCGATTGATCAACCAAATCGAAACCATTTATGAGGAGAATCAAAACCATTTATCGGCCAAATCAAAGTCGCTTGTGGACGCTGTTTCTGAATTAGAGGATTACACCTTAAGTCATTTTTTGATCGAAGAACGAGTGATGGAGCTAAACCAATACCCGGATTTAGAAGCACATAAAAAACAACACGATCGTTTTACCGATAAAATTTTGGAACTAAAAAACCGTCTAACGTCTGGTACATTGTTATCCAATGATTTGGAATTGAATCAATTTTTTAGCGATTTGATTGGTTTTTTAAGGTTATGGTTAACCAATCATATCTTACAAGAAGACATGAATTATAAACCATTTATCAAACATAATCTATAA
- a CDS encoding cbb3-type cytochrome c oxidase subunit I, with protein MFPLPSVWLLRISLIYFLMGTIIGALLMLQKVFVWKVSFWFLLPIHYSMMIWGFLIQFIMGTAYWMFPKHLSNLPRGPKFQAWLVFFCYNFGFVCLLFSMMIPFSFHLETVGKILMCLAIVIFIKLIWVRSISYNP; from the coding sequence ATGTTTCCTCTTCCATCAGTATGGTTACTTCGGATTTCATTAATTTATTTTTTGATGGGAACCATAATAGGCGCCTTACTCATGTTACAAAAAGTTTTTGTTTGGAAGGTGAGTTTTTGGTTTTTGCTTCCCATCCACTATTCCATGATGATCTGGGGATTTTTGATTCAATTCATCATGGGGACAGCGTATTGGATGTTTCCCAAACACCTATCCAACTTACCCAGAGGACCAAAATTCCAAGCATGGCTTGTGTTCTTTTGTTATAATTTTGGATTTGTATGTTTACTTTTCTCAATGATGATTCCATTCTCCTTTCATTTAGAAACTGTTGGAAAAATCCTAATGTGTTTGGCAATTGTGATCTTTATCAAATTGATTTGGGTTCGATCCATCTCCTACAATCCATAA